The Bubalus bubalis isolate 160015118507 breed Murrah chromosome 16, NDDB_SH_1, whole genome shotgun sequence genome window below encodes:
- the BCL9L gene encoding B-cell CLL/lymphoma 9-like protein isoform X1 — MRILANKTRLPHPRRREAPGSPPLSPRGHCPPAPAKPMHPENKLTNHGKTGNGGAQSQHQNVNQGPTCNLGSKGVGAGNHGAKANQISPSNSSLKNPQAGVPPFSSLKGKVKRERSVSVDSGEQREAGTPSLDSEAKEVAPRSKRRCVLERKQPYSGDEWCSGPDSEEEDKPLGAAHNCNVADPAMAAPQLGPGQAPQLPLSESSAPGPPHGAPPGLRPDAPGGGGGGVPGKPPSQFVYVFTTHLANTAAEAVLQGRADSILAYHQQNVPRAKLDQAPKVPPTPEPLPLSTPSAGTPQTQPPPLPPPPPPAPGSAPPALPSEGPPEDANQDLTPNSVGAASTGGGTGGTHPNTPTASTTNNPLPPGGDPSSAPGPALLGEAPTGNGQRSLVGSEGLSKEQLEHRERSLQTLRDIERLLLRSGETEPFLKGPPGGAGEGGPPAPAPPAPQQPPTAPPSGLKKYEEPLQSMISQTQSLGGPPLEHEVPGHPPGGDVGQMSVMMQRLGQDSLTPEQVAWRKLQEEYYEEKRRKEEQIGLHGGRSLQDMMGMGGMMVRGPPPPYHSKPGDQWPPGMGAQLRGPMDVQDPMQVRAGPPFPGPRFPGNQMQRVPGFGGMQGMPMEVPMNAMQRPVRPGMGWTEDLPPMGGPGNFAQNAVPYPGGQGEAERFMTPRVREELLRHQLLEKRSMGMQRPLGMAGSGMGQGMEVERMMQAHRQMDPAMFPGQMAGGEGLAGTPMGMEFAGGRGLLSPPMGQSGLREVDPPMGPGNLNMNMNVNMNMNMNLNVQMTPQQQMLMSQKMRGPGDMMGPQGLSPEEMARVRAQNSGGMMGGPQKMLMPSQFPSQGQQGFSGGQGPYQAMPQDMGNTQDMFSPDQSSMPMGNVGTTRLSHMPLPPASNPPGSVHSAPNRGLGRRPSDLTISINQMGSPGMGHLKSPTLSQVHSPMVTSPSANLKSPQTPSQMVPLPSANPPGPLKSPQVLSSSLSVRSPTGSPSRLKSPSMAVPSPGWVASPKTAMPSPGVPQNKQPPLNMSSSTTLGNMEQGALPPSGPRSSSSAPPANPPSSLVTPSLPFTSSPDPTPSQNPLSLMMSQMSKYAMPSSTPLYHNAIKTIATSDDELLPDRPLLPPPAPPQGSGPGISNNQSNQMHLNSAAAQSPMGMNLPGQQPLSHEPPPAMLPSPTPLGSNIPLHPNAQGTGGPPQNSMMMAPGGPDSLSAPCGPVPSSSQMMPFPPRLQQPHGAMAPGGGGGGGPGLQQHYPSGVALPPEDLPGQPPGPMPPQQHLMGKSMASRMGDAYPPGVLPGVASVLNDPELSEVIRPTPTGIPEFDLSRIIPSEKPSSTLQYFPKSESHPPKAQPPNLHLMNLQNMMAEQTPSRPPNLPGQQGVQRGLTMSMCHPGQMSLLGRTGVPPQQGMVPHGLHQGVISPPQGLMTQQNFMLMKQRGVGGEVYSQPPHMLSPQGSLLGPPPQQNLMVSHPLRQRSVSLDNQMGYLPAPGGMANLPF; from the exons ATGAGGATCCTGGCTAACAAGACAAG GTTACCCCACCCCAGGAGGAGAGAAGCTCCAGGGAGCCCGCCGCTGTCCCCCCGCGGCCActgcccccctgccccagccaAGCCAATGCACCCAGAAAATAAGTTGACCAATCATGGCAAGACAGGGAATGGCGGGGCCCAATCTCAGCACCAGAATGTGAACCAAGGACCCACCTGCAACCTGGGCTCGAAGGGCGTGGGGGCGGGAAACCATGGGGCCAAGGCCAACCAGATCTCACCTAGCAACTCAAGTCTGAAGAACCCCCAGGCAGGGGTACCCCCTTTCAGCTCGCTCAAGGGCAAGGTGAAGAGGGAGCGGAGCGTGTCTGTGGACTCCGGAGAGCAGCGAGAGGCTGGGACCCCATCCCTGGATTCAGAGGCCAAAG AGGTGGCACCCCGGAGTAAGCGGCGCTGTGTGCTGGAGCGGAAGCAGCCGTACAGCGGGGACGAATGGTGCTCAGGCCCGGACAGCGAGGAGGAGGACAAGCCCCTTGGGGCCGCCCACA ATTGTAATGTAGCAGACCCAGCCATGGCGGCCCCACAGCTGGGTCCCGGCCAAGCCCCCCAACTGCCCCTCAGTGAAAGCAGCGCACCAGGCCCTCCGCATGGGGCCCCGCCCGGCCTCCGGCCTGACGCCCCCGGGGGCGGAGGCGGGGGTGTCCCTGGAAAGCCCCCCTCCCAGTTTGTGTATGTCTTCACCACCCACCTGGCCAACAC GGCTGCGGAGGCTGTGCTACAGGGCCGAGCCGACTCCATCCTCGCCTACCACCAGCAGAACGTGCCACGGGCCAAGCTGGACCAG GCCCCCAAAGTGCCACCCACACCGGAACCGCTACCCCTGAGCACGCCATCAGCAGGCACCCCTCAgacccagcctcctcctctgccGCCACCGCCACCCCCAGCTCCGGGCAGTGCCCCTCCTGCTCTGCCTTCTGAGGGGCCTCCTGAGGACGCCAATCAGGACCTGACGCCCAACTCGGTGGGAGCTGCCAGCACGGGCGGCGGAACTGGGGGGACCCACCCCAACACCCCTACAGCTTCCACCACCAACAACCCGCTGCCTCCTGGAGGAGACCCCAGCagcgcccccggccccgccctgcTCGGGGAGGCCCCCACCGGAAAtgggcagcggagcctggtgggctcagagGGCCTATCCAAGGAGCAGCTGGAGCACCGGGAGCGCTCCCTCCAGACGCTTCGAGACATTGAGCGGCTACTGCTCCGCAGCGGGGAGACTGAGCCCTTCCTCAAGGGGCCCCCCGGAGGAGCGGGTGAGGGGGGACCACCAGCACCAGCCCCTCCCGCGCCCCAGCAGCCACCCACGGCCCCGCCTAGTGGGCTGAAGAAATATGAGGAGCCCTTGCAGTCCATGATTTCGCAGACTCAGAGCCTCGGGGGCCCCCCTCTGGAGCATGAAGTGCCGGGGCACCCCCCGGGTGGGGACGTAGGGCAGATGAGCGTGATGATGCAGAGGCTGGGCCAGGACAGCCTGACCCCCGAGCAGGTGGCCTGGCGCAAGCTTCAGGAAGAGTACTACGAGGAGAAACGGAGGAAGGAGGAGCAGATCGGGCTGCACGGGGGCCGCTCACTGCAGGACATGATGGGCATGGGGGGCATGATGGTGAGGGGGCCGCCGCCCCCCTACCACAGCAAGCCAGGGGATCAGTGGCCCCCTGGGATGGGTGCCCAGCTGAGGGGGCCCATGGACGTCCAAGATCCCATGCAGGTCCGGGCCGGACCCCCCTTCCCTGGCCCCCGTTTCCCAGGCAACCAGATGCAGCGGGTGCCAGGGTTTGGGGGCATGCAGGGTATGCCCATGGAGGTACCCATGAATGCCATGCAGAGGCCTGTGAGGCCAGGCATGGGCTGGACCGAAGACTTGCCCCCTATGGGGGGACCCGGCAATTTTGCCCAGAACGCTGTGCCCTACCCAGGTGGGCAGGGTGAAGCGGAGCGATTTATGACCCCTCGGGTTCGTGAGGAGCTGCTGCGGCACCAGCTGCTGGAGAAGCGGTCGATGGGGATGCAGCGGCCCCTGGGCATGGCCGGCAGTGGCATGGGGCAGGGCATGGAGGTGGAGCGGATGATGCAGGCGCACCGGCAGATGGATCCGGCCATGTTCCCTGGGCAAATGGCTGGCGGCGAGGGCCTGGCGGGCACTCCCATGGGCATGGAGTTTGCCGGAGGTCGGGGCCTCCTGAGCCCCCCCATGGGGCAGTCTGGGCTGAGGGAGGTGGACCCGCCCATGGGGCCCGGCAACCTCAACATGAACATGAACGTGAACATGAACATGAACATGAACCTGAACGTGCAGATGACCCCGCAGCAGCAGATGCTGATGTCGCAGAAGATGCGGGGCCCTGGGGACATGATGGGGCCGCAGGGCCTCAGTCCCGAGGAGATGGCCCGGGTGCGGGCCCAGAACAGTGGTGGAATGATGGGAGGCCCGCAGAAGATGCTTATGCCCTCACAGTTTCCTAGCCAAGGCCAGCAGGGATTCTCCGGGGGCCAGGGACCCTACCAAGCCATGCCCCAGGACATGGGCAACACTCAAGACATGTTCAGCCCTGACCAGAGCTCAATGCCCATGGGAAACGTGGGTACCACCCGGCTTAGTCACATGCCCCTGCCTCCTGCGTCCAATCCTCCAGGCTCTGTGCATTCAGCCCCGAACCGGGGGCTGGGCCGACGGCCTTCAGACCTCACCATCAGTATTAATCAGATGGGCTCGCCGGGCATGGGGCACCTGAAGTCGCCCACCCTCAGCCAAGTACACTCACCCATGGTCACCTCGCCCTCCGCCAACCTCAAGTCACCCCAGACTCCCTCACAGATGGTGCCCTTGCCTTCGGCCAACCCGCCAGGACCTCTCAAGTCGCCCCAGGTCCTCAGCTCCTCCCTCAGTGTCCGTTCGCCCACCGGCTCGCCCAGCAGGCTCAAGTCTCCCTCCATGGCGGTGCCTTCTCCAGGCTGGGTCGCCTCACCCAAGACAGCCATGCCCAGCCCTGGAGTCCCCCAGAACAAGCAGCCGCCTCTGAACATGAGCTCTTCCACCACCCTGGGCAACATGGAACAGG GTGCCCTCCCGCCCAGCGGCCCCCGGAGCAGCTCCTCAGCGCCTCCCGCTAACCCCCCCAGCAGCCTCGTGACCCCCAGCCTGCCGTTTACATCCTCCCCAGACCCCACGCCCTCCCAGAACCCCCTGTCTCTGATGATGTCCCAGATGTCCAAGTACGCCATGCCCAGCTCCACCCCGCTCTACCACAATGCCATCAAGACCATCGCCACCTCAGACGACGAGCTGCTGCCAGACCGGCCCCTGCTGCCCCCGCCGGCACCACCGCAGGGCTCTGGGCCAG GGATCAGCAATAACCAGTCCAACCAGATGCACCTGAACTCAGCTGCTGCCCAGAGCCCCATGGGCATGAACCTGCCAGGCCAGCAGCCCCTGTCCCATGAGCCCCCACCTGCCatgctgccctcccccacccctctgggCTCCAACATTCCACTGCACCCCAACGCACAGGGGACAGGAGGGCCCCCTCAGAACTCGATGATGATGGCTCCAGGGGGCCCAGACTCCCTGAGTGCGCCCTGCGGCCCGGTGCCCAGCTCCTCCCAGATGATGCCCTTCCCTCCTCGGCTGCAGCAGCCCCACGGTGCCATGGCgcccggcgggggcgggggcgggggccctGGCCTGCAGCAGCACTACCCCTCAGGCGTGGCCCTGCCCCCCGAGGACCTGCCCGGCCAGCCGCCAGGCCCCATGCCCCCCCAGCAGCATCTGATGGGCAAAAGCATGGCCAGCCGCATGGGCGACGCGTACCCCCCGGGCGTGCTCCCCGGGGTGGCATCAGTGCTGAATGACCCCGAGCTGAGTGAGGTGATCCGGCCCACCCCGACGGGGATCCCCGAGTTCGACTTGTCCAGGATCATCCCCTCGGAGAAGCCAAGCAGCACCCTCCAGTACTTCCCCAAGAGCGAGAGCCACCCCCCCAAGGCCCAGCCCCCCAATCTGCATCTCATGAACCTGCAGAACATGATGGCGGAGCAGACCCCTTCCCGGCCCCCCAACCTCCCGGGCCAGCAGGGCGTCCAGCGGGGGCTCACCATGTCCATGTGCCACCCTGGACAGATGTCCTTGCTGGGCAGGACAGGCGTGCCCCCGCAGCAGGGCATGGTGCCCCACGGCCTGCACCAGGGGGTCATATCCCCCCCGCAGGGCCTCATGACCCAGCAGAATTTCATGCTGATGAAGCAGCGGGGCGTGGGGGGTGAGGTCTACAGCCAGCCCCCCCACATGCTCTCCCCGCAGGGCTCTCTCCTGGGCCCCCCGCCCCAGCAGAACCTCATGGTATCCCACCCCCTGCGGCAGCGCAGTGTGTCTCTGGACAACCAGATGGGCTACCTCCCGGCCCCGGGCGGCATGGCCAACCTGCCTTTCTAG
- the BCL9L gene encoding B-cell CLL/lymphoma 9-like protein isoform X2: MHPENKLTNHGKTGNGGAQSQHQNVNQGPTCNLGSKGVGAGNHGAKANQISPSNSSLKNPQAGVPPFSSLKGKVKRERSVSVDSGEQREAGTPSLDSEAKEVAPRSKRRCVLERKQPYSGDEWCSGPDSEEEDKPLGAAHNCNVADPAMAAPQLGPGQAPQLPLSESSAPGPPHGAPPGLRPDAPGGGGGGVPGKPPSQFVYVFTTHLANTAAEAVLQGRADSILAYHQQNVPRAKLDQAPKVPPTPEPLPLSTPSAGTPQTQPPPLPPPPPPAPGSAPPALPSEGPPEDANQDLTPNSVGAASTGGGTGGTHPNTPTASTTNNPLPPGGDPSSAPGPALLGEAPTGNGQRSLVGSEGLSKEQLEHRERSLQTLRDIERLLLRSGETEPFLKGPPGGAGEGGPPAPAPPAPQQPPTAPPSGLKKYEEPLQSMISQTQSLGGPPLEHEVPGHPPGGDVGQMSVMMQRLGQDSLTPEQVAWRKLQEEYYEEKRRKEEQIGLHGGRSLQDMMGMGGMMVRGPPPPYHSKPGDQWPPGMGAQLRGPMDVQDPMQVRAGPPFPGPRFPGNQMQRVPGFGGMQGMPMEVPMNAMQRPVRPGMGWTEDLPPMGGPGNFAQNAVPYPGGQGEAERFMTPRVREELLRHQLLEKRSMGMQRPLGMAGSGMGQGMEVERMMQAHRQMDPAMFPGQMAGGEGLAGTPMGMEFAGGRGLLSPPMGQSGLREVDPPMGPGNLNMNMNVNMNMNMNLNVQMTPQQQMLMSQKMRGPGDMMGPQGLSPEEMARVRAQNSGGMMGGPQKMLMPSQFPSQGQQGFSGGQGPYQAMPQDMGNTQDMFSPDQSSMPMGNVGTTRLSHMPLPPASNPPGSVHSAPNRGLGRRPSDLTISINQMGSPGMGHLKSPTLSQVHSPMVTSPSANLKSPQTPSQMVPLPSANPPGPLKSPQVLSSSLSVRSPTGSPSRLKSPSMAVPSPGWVASPKTAMPSPGVPQNKQPPLNMSSSTTLGNMEQGALPPSGPRSSSSAPPANPPSSLVTPSLPFTSSPDPTPSQNPLSLMMSQMSKYAMPSSTPLYHNAIKTIATSDDELLPDRPLLPPPAPPQGSGPGISNNQSNQMHLNSAAAQSPMGMNLPGQQPLSHEPPPAMLPSPTPLGSNIPLHPNAQGTGGPPQNSMMMAPGGPDSLSAPCGPVPSSSQMMPFPPRLQQPHGAMAPGGGGGGGPGLQQHYPSGVALPPEDLPGQPPGPMPPQQHLMGKSMASRMGDAYPPGVLPGVASVLNDPELSEVIRPTPTGIPEFDLSRIIPSEKPSSTLQYFPKSESHPPKAQPPNLHLMNLQNMMAEQTPSRPPNLPGQQGVQRGLTMSMCHPGQMSLLGRTGVPPQQGMVPHGLHQGVISPPQGLMTQQNFMLMKQRGVGGEVYSQPPHMLSPQGSLLGPPPQQNLMVSHPLRQRSVSLDNQMGYLPAPGGMANLPF; the protein is encoded by the exons ATGCACCCAGAAAATAAGTTGACCAATCATGGCAAGACAGGGAATGGCGGGGCCCAATCTCAGCACCAGAATGTGAACCAAGGACCCACCTGCAACCTGGGCTCGAAGGGCGTGGGGGCGGGAAACCATGGGGCCAAGGCCAACCAGATCTCACCTAGCAACTCAAGTCTGAAGAACCCCCAGGCAGGGGTACCCCCTTTCAGCTCGCTCAAGGGCAAGGTGAAGAGGGAGCGGAGCGTGTCTGTGGACTCCGGAGAGCAGCGAGAGGCTGGGACCCCATCCCTGGATTCAGAGGCCAAAG AGGTGGCACCCCGGAGTAAGCGGCGCTGTGTGCTGGAGCGGAAGCAGCCGTACAGCGGGGACGAATGGTGCTCAGGCCCGGACAGCGAGGAGGAGGACAAGCCCCTTGGGGCCGCCCACA ATTGTAATGTAGCAGACCCAGCCATGGCGGCCCCACAGCTGGGTCCCGGCCAAGCCCCCCAACTGCCCCTCAGTGAAAGCAGCGCACCAGGCCCTCCGCATGGGGCCCCGCCCGGCCTCCGGCCTGACGCCCCCGGGGGCGGAGGCGGGGGTGTCCCTGGAAAGCCCCCCTCCCAGTTTGTGTATGTCTTCACCACCCACCTGGCCAACAC GGCTGCGGAGGCTGTGCTACAGGGCCGAGCCGACTCCATCCTCGCCTACCACCAGCAGAACGTGCCACGGGCCAAGCTGGACCAG GCCCCCAAAGTGCCACCCACACCGGAACCGCTACCCCTGAGCACGCCATCAGCAGGCACCCCTCAgacccagcctcctcctctgccGCCACCGCCACCCCCAGCTCCGGGCAGTGCCCCTCCTGCTCTGCCTTCTGAGGGGCCTCCTGAGGACGCCAATCAGGACCTGACGCCCAACTCGGTGGGAGCTGCCAGCACGGGCGGCGGAACTGGGGGGACCCACCCCAACACCCCTACAGCTTCCACCACCAACAACCCGCTGCCTCCTGGAGGAGACCCCAGCagcgcccccggccccgccctgcTCGGGGAGGCCCCCACCGGAAAtgggcagcggagcctggtgggctcagagGGCCTATCCAAGGAGCAGCTGGAGCACCGGGAGCGCTCCCTCCAGACGCTTCGAGACATTGAGCGGCTACTGCTCCGCAGCGGGGAGACTGAGCCCTTCCTCAAGGGGCCCCCCGGAGGAGCGGGTGAGGGGGGACCACCAGCACCAGCCCCTCCCGCGCCCCAGCAGCCACCCACGGCCCCGCCTAGTGGGCTGAAGAAATATGAGGAGCCCTTGCAGTCCATGATTTCGCAGACTCAGAGCCTCGGGGGCCCCCCTCTGGAGCATGAAGTGCCGGGGCACCCCCCGGGTGGGGACGTAGGGCAGATGAGCGTGATGATGCAGAGGCTGGGCCAGGACAGCCTGACCCCCGAGCAGGTGGCCTGGCGCAAGCTTCAGGAAGAGTACTACGAGGAGAAACGGAGGAAGGAGGAGCAGATCGGGCTGCACGGGGGCCGCTCACTGCAGGACATGATGGGCATGGGGGGCATGATGGTGAGGGGGCCGCCGCCCCCCTACCACAGCAAGCCAGGGGATCAGTGGCCCCCTGGGATGGGTGCCCAGCTGAGGGGGCCCATGGACGTCCAAGATCCCATGCAGGTCCGGGCCGGACCCCCCTTCCCTGGCCCCCGTTTCCCAGGCAACCAGATGCAGCGGGTGCCAGGGTTTGGGGGCATGCAGGGTATGCCCATGGAGGTACCCATGAATGCCATGCAGAGGCCTGTGAGGCCAGGCATGGGCTGGACCGAAGACTTGCCCCCTATGGGGGGACCCGGCAATTTTGCCCAGAACGCTGTGCCCTACCCAGGTGGGCAGGGTGAAGCGGAGCGATTTATGACCCCTCGGGTTCGTGAGGAGCTGCTGCGGCACCAGCTGCTGGAGAAGCGGTCGATGGGGATGCAGCGGCCCCTGGGCATGGCCGGCAGTGGCATGGGGCAGGGCATGGAGGTGGAGCGGATGATGCAGGCGCACCGGCAGATGGATCCGGCCATGTTCCCTGGGCAAATGGCTGGCGGCGAGGGCCTGGCGGGCACTCCCATGGGCATGGAGTTTGCCGGAGGTCGGGGCCTCCTGAGCCCCCCCATGGGGCAGTCTGGGCTGAGGGAGGTGGACCCGCCCATGGGGCCCGGCAACCTCAACATGAACATGAACGTGAACATGAACATGAACATGAACCTGAACGTGCAGATGACCCCGCAGCAGCAGATGCTGATGTCGCAGAAGATGCGGGGCCCTGGGGACATGATGGGGCCGCAGGGCCTCAGTCCCGAGGAGATGGCCCGGGTGCGGGCCCAGAACAGTGGTGGAATGATGGGAGGCCCGCAGAAGATGCTTATGCCCTCACAGTTTCCTAGCCAAGGCCAGCAGGGATTCTCCGGGGGCCAGGGACCCTACCAAGCCATGCCCCAGGACATGGGCAACACTCAAGACATGTTCAGCCCTGACCAGAGCTCAATGCCCATGGGAAACGTGGGTACCACCCGGCTTAGTCACATGCCCCTGCCTCCTGCGTCCAATCCTCCAGGCTCTGTGCATTCAGCCCCGAACCGGGGGCTGGGCCGACGGCCTTCAGACCTCACCATCAGTATTAATCAGATGGGCTCGCCGGGCATGGGGCACCTGAAGTCGCCCACCCTCAGCCAAGTACACTCACCCATGGTCACCTCGCCCTCCGCCAACCTCAAGTCACCCCAGACTCCCTCACAGATGGTGCCCTTGCCTTCGGCCAACCCGCCAGGACCTCTCAAGTCGCCCCAGGTCCTCAGCTCCTCCCTCAGTGTCCGTTCGCCCACCGGCTCGCCCAGCAGGCTCAAGTCTCCCTCCATGGCGGTGCCTTCTCCAGGCTGGGTCGCCTCACCCAAGACAGCCATGCCCAGCCCTGGAGTCCCCCAGAACAAGCAGCCGCCTCTGAACATGAGCTCTTCCACCACCCTGGGCAACATGGAACAGG GTGCCCTCCCGCCCAGCGGCCCCCGGAGCAGCTCCTCAGCGCCTCCCGCTAACCCCCCCAGCAGCCTCGTGACCCCCAGCCTGCCGTTTACATCCTCCCCAGACCCCACGCCCTCCCAGAACCCCCTGTCTCTGATGATGTCCCAGATGTCCAAGTACGCCATGCCCAGCTCCACCCCGCTCTACCACAATGCCATCAAGACCATCGCCACCTCAGACGACGAGCTGCTGCCAGACCGGCCCCTGCTGCCCCCGCCGGCACCACCGCAGGGCTCTGGGCCAG GGATCAGCAATAACCAGTCCAACCAGATGCACCTGAACTCAGCTGCTGCCCAGAGCCCCATGGGCATGAACCTGCCAGGCCAGCAGCCCCTGTCCCATGAGCCCCCACCTGCCatgctgccctcccccacccctctgggCTCCAACATTCCACTGCACCCCAACGCACAGGGGACAGGAGGGCCCCCTCAGAACTCGATGATGATGGCTCCAGGGGGCCCAGACTCCCTGAGTGCGCCCTGCGGCCCGGTGCCCAGCTCCTCCCAGATGATGCCCTTCCCTCCTCGGCTGCAGCAGCCCCACGGTGCCATGGCgcccggcgggggcgggggcgggggccctGGCCTGCAGCAGCACTACCCCTCAGGCGTGGCCCTGCCCCCCGAGGACCTGCCCGGCCAGCCGCCAGGCCCCATGCCCCCCCAGCAGCATCTGATGGGCAAAAGCATGGCCAGCCGCATGGGCGACGCGTACCCCCCGGGCGTGCTCCCCGGGGTGGCATCAGTGCTGAATGACCCCGAGCTGAGTGAGGTGATCCGGCCCACCCCGACGGGGATCCCCGAGTTCGACTTGTCCAGGATCATCCCCTCGGAGAAGCCAAGCAGCACCCTCCAGTACTTCCCCAAGAGCGAGAGCCACCCCCCCAAGGCCCAGCCCCCCAATCTGCATCTCATGAACCTGCAGAACATGATGGCGGAGCAGACCCCTTCCCGGCCCCCCAACCTCCCGGGCCAGCAGGGCGTCCAGCGGGGGCTCACCATGTCCATGTGCCACCCTGGACAGATGTCCTTGCTGGGCAGGACAGGCGTGCCCCCGCAGCAGGGCATGGTGCCCCACGGCCTGCACCAGGGGGTCATATCCCCCCCGCAGGGCCTCATGACCCAGCAGAATTTCATGCTGATGAAGCAGCGGGGCGTGGGGGGTGAGGTCTACAGCCAGCCCCCCCACATGCTCTCCCCGCAGGGCTCTCTCCTGGGCCCCCCGCCCCAGCAGAACCTCATGGTATCCCACCCCCTGCGGCAGCGCAGTGTGTCTCTGGACAACCAGATGGGCTACCTCCCGGCCCCGGGCGGCATGGCCAACCTGCCTTTCTAG
- the CXCR5 gene encoding C-X-C chemokine receptor type 5, translating into MNYPLTLDMDLMNYNLEDLYKELGSYNDSTETPIKENHLCLTVEGPLLTSFKAVFMPVAYGLIFLLGMMGNILVLVILERHRQTRSSTETFLFHLAVADLLLVFILPFAVAESSVGWVLGTFLCKTVISLHKINFYCSSLLLACIAVDRYLAIVHAVHAYRHRRLLSIHITCATIWLAGFFFALPEILFAKVSEPHYNDSLPHCTFSQENQAETNAWFTSRFLYHIGGFLLPMLVMAWCYVGVVHRLCQAQRRPQRQKAVRVAILVTSVFFLCWSPYQIVIFLDTLARLKMLGSSCELDGYLSMAITMSEFLGLAHCCLNPMLYTFAGVKFRSDLSRLLTKLGCPGPASLCQFFPSWRKSSLSESENATSLTTF; encoded by the exons ATGAACTACCCCCTCACTCTGGACATGGACCTCATGAACTACAACCTGGAGGACCTG TACAAGGAATTAGGGAGCTACAATGACAGTACGGAGACCCCCATAAAGGAAAACCATCTCTGCCTCACCGTCGAGGGGCCTCTGCTGACCTCCTTCAAGGCCGTGTTCATGCCTGTGGCCTATGGCCTCATCTTCCTCCTCGGTATGATGGGCAACATTCTGGTCCTGGTGATCCTGGAGCGTCACCGGCAGACACGCAGCTCCACTGAGACCTTCCTGTTTCACCTGGCGGTGGCAGACCTTCTCCTGGTCTTCATCCTGCCCTTCGCCGTGGCCGAGAGCTCCGTGGGCTGGGTCCTGGGCACCTTCCTCTGCAAAACCGTGATTTCTCTGCACAAGATCAACTTCTACTGCAGCAGCCTGCTCCTGGCCTGCATCGCCGTGGACCGCTACCTGGCCATCGTCCACGCCGTCCACGCCTACCGCCACCGCCGCCTCCTCTCCATCCATATCACCTGTGCGACCATCTGGCTGGCCGGCTTCTTCTTTGCCTTGCCGGAGATCCTCTTCGCCAAGGTCAGTGAACCCCATTACAATGACTCCCTGCCGCACTGCACCTTCTCCCAGGAGAACCAAGCCGAAACCAACGCCTGGTTCACCTCTCGCTTTCTCTACCACATCGGAGGATTCCTGCTGCCGATGCTGGTGATGGCTTGGTGCTACGTCGGGGTGGTGCACAGGCTGTGCCAGGCCCAGCGGCGCCCTCAGCGGCAGAAGGCGGTCAGGGTGGCCATCCTGGTGACAAGCGTCTTCTTTCTCTGCTGGTCACCCTACCAAATTGTGATCTTCCTGGACACCCTAGCGAGGCTGAAGATGCTGGGCAGCAGCTGTGAGCTGGACGGCTATCTCTCCATGGCCATCACCATGAGCGAGTTTCTGGGCCTGGCCCACTGCTGCCTCAACCCCATGCTCTATACCTTTGCTGGCGTGAAATTCCGCAGTGACCTGTCACGGCTCCTGACCAAGCTGGGCTGCCCCGGCCCTGCCTCCCTTTGCCAGTTCTTCCCCAGCTGGCGCAAGAGCAGCCTCTCAGAGTCAGAGAATGCCACCTCCCTCACCACCTTCTAg